The following DNA comes from Candidatus Scalindua japonica.
GTAGACGCGAAACCATGATCCACCAGTAATTTCACTATCCAGATTTTGTGATTATTGCTTTCATTTGATAGGAGCGTTATCTGTGGAATATCATCCGGAATTTTATGTTCTTTAAAAATCCTGTCAAATTCACCTGCAACCTTCTCTGCCACCTCGTTATCGTAATACCGGCTAACAATCGCTTTTCCCAGGACTGTCTTTGCCTGGCGAGGATGCTCTTTCAGCGTGTTATCGATTGCCTCCATAGTCATGTCTGTTGCCAGCTCAAAATACTTACGCATAAGTTCATCGCTTATTTTCATTGTTTTACCAAAGATCTCTTTCGGATCTTCATATATACCGATATAATTACCCAGGCTTTTACTCATCTTCTTATTCCCGTCAATTCCCTCCAGTAAGGGGGTAGTAAGTGCGCTTTGCGGCTGCATATTTGCGTCTCTTTGAAGGTCACGGCCCACAAGCAGACTGAATATCTGATCTGTACCACCGATTTCTACGTCGCTTTTCACCATTATTGAATCGTATCCCTGCATTAACGGATAAATAAATTCGTGAAGGCTGATAGGGACCCCCGAAGAATATCTCTTTGAAAAATCATCTCTCTCCATCATTCTGGCAACCGTCATCTTTGAGGCAAGAGTGATTACATCAGTAAATTGCATCTCTTTAAACCATTCGCTGTTGTAACGGATTTCTGTTTTTTCAATATCCAGTATCTTTCCAATCTGATCCAGATATGTTTTCGTGTTATTGGCTATGTCTTCATGGGTAAGTTGGGGCCGGGTTTTATTTACTCCGGATGGATCACCAACAATTGCCGTATAATCCCCAATGATCAGTACTGCCGTATGACCAAGCTCCTGGAAATTACGCAGTTTATGGATTGGGACCGCGTTTCCAATATGTATGTCCGGTGCGGTGGGGTCGAGTCCCAGTTTAACCCGCAATGGAGTTTGTGTCTCTTGTGATTTTGTAAGTTTTTCAATTACCTCTTCCTCACGGACAATTTCTATAACTCCTCGTTTAATAATTTCAAGTTGTTCTTCAACGCTCTTAAACATGACTTTTCAAAAAATATTTAAAAGAAATTAAAAAAACCAATGTAGTAGTATTATGACAAACATGAACGGTTATTGAGGCTACTAACGTCCCGGTTTTTTCATATAAATACGCTAACAAAAGTCCTAAAATAAATATTTGTAAAAATACATGGGCATTCCAATGTATTAATGCAAACACAAATCCACTGATAAAGATAGTTTGCCTCTTGTCGTAAATAATCCTTACGGCAGATTGCATGAATCCTCTAAAAAGAATTTCCTCTACAATCGGTGCGGCGAACATCCCAAAGAAAACCATGAAAGCAAGGACCCCGGAAGAGTCCTCTCTGAGAAGATTATTAATAATATTTTGCTGCTCAGGGTCTATACCAAACGCTCTCAAGACAAAATCTACTATAAAGCCAGATGCAAGTATAACAGGAAGAATGATCAGGTAATGTTTCAGGCCGGTTTTAACATCACTTTTCCAGTCACGAATAGTTAAGCCCAATGATACTACAGGCAAACCATATCCTGTTCGGACAATATTAAAAATATAAAGGCAGGTTAAAATATTTACTACCAGCGACAAACTGAGAAAAACCGTATTCTGTCCAAATCTCTCTACTAAATCTAATCCGGAAATTTGCTTTACTATATATAAAAAAACAGGGATCCCCGCAAACATCATAAGTAAATAAAACAGGAAAACCTTAAATATATCCCTTAAACTCCAATGTTTATCACCACGTGAAAGTTCCAATTCAAAAGCGCTTAGAATGCTTACCCGCCTGCCGGTCTGTTTTGACAGGAAATAAAAAAATAAAAAATCTGCTTTTCATCACAACTCTAATCTGGTTACCGTTTCTTGCTTTTAGCCGCTGCCTTCTTCTTTGTTGTTACCTTTTCTACTGTCTTTTTTACCGTCTTCTTCTCCGCCTTTTTCTCTTCTTCTTTTTTTGCCTCTACTTTTTTCTTCTTTTTTCCTGCTTCTTTTACCTGTTTCTTAATATTTTTTATGTAATCCTCATATTCATCTTCATCCATCAGGGAATCAAGGTTATCATCTTCAGCCAACCGGACCTTAATGAACCAGCCATCTCCATAGGGATCTTTCTGCAAAGTTTTTAAACTGGTAGACAAATCGGTGTTTACCTTCACAATTTCACCACTTAGTGGCGCTATTAAGTCATGCAGGGTATTTATGGATTCGATTTCACCATATGAAATACCATAAATAACTTCTTCTCCGACTTTTGGCAGACAAAGGTCTATGAGATCTCCCAGCGCGTCAGTAAGATAATCAGTTATTCCAATTGTTACTACTTTCCTTTTTAACTCAATCCAGTTATGTTCCGGAGCATATTTAATTTTTGCTTTTTTCATTTTAGTTTAATATAAAATTGTTTAATCTCGTATAAATTGGCCCTCTTGGGGTTAACTTACTTTGTATTAACGACAGAGATGTGACTTTTTCAAGGCCGAAGAAACAATCTGTTCCGGAGCACAACGCATTTTTGAGTTTGGAAATCTTTCTCTGTGATTTGACTCTGCCGAGTGTAATATGTCCAACGTATTTTCCTGATTCCTTTCTTATACCAAGCCGCTCAACTCCTTTGTCGAGTTTCTCATGGATTCTGCGAAGATCATTGCCTCGCTCCTGCACATAGACA
Coding sequences within:
- the tyrS gene encoding tyrosine--tRNA ligase; its protein translation is MFKSVEEQLEIIKRGVIEIVREEEVIEKLTKSQETQTPLRVKLGLDPTAPDIHIGNAVPIHKLRNFQELGHTAVLIIGDYTAIVGDPSGVNKTRPQLTHEDIANNTKTYLDQIGKILDIEKTEIRYNSEWFKEMQFTDVITLASKMTVARMMERDDFSKRYSSGVPISLHEFIYPLMQGYDSIMVKSDVEIGGTDQIFSLLVGRDLQRDANMQPQSALTTPLLEGIDGNKKMSKSLGNYIGIYEDPKEIFGKTMKISDELMRKYFELATDMTMEAIDNTLKEHPRQAKTVLGKAIVSRYYDNEVAEKVAGEFDRIFKEHKIPDDIPQITLLSNESNNHKIWIVKLLVDHGFASTNGEARRLITQGGVSIDDKKYTDPAQEVSLQDGMILKVGKRRFAKIVITQTG
- a CDS encoding CPBP family intramembrane glutamic endopeptidase, with the translated sequence MELSRGDKHWSLRDIFKVFLFYLLMMFAGIPVFLYIVKQISGLDLVERFGQNTVFLSLSLVVNILTCLYIFNIVRTGYGLPVVSLGLTIRDWKSDVKTGLKHYLIILPVILASGFIVDFVLRAFGIDPEQQNIINNLLREDSSGVLAFMVFFGMFAAPIVEEILFRGFMQSAVRIIYDKRQTIFISGFVFALIHWNAHVFLQIFILGLLLAYLYEKTGTLVASITVHVCHNTTTLVFLISFKYFLKSHV
- a CDS encoding glycine cleavage system protein H produces the protein MKKAKIKYAPEHNWIELKRKVVTIGITDYLTDALGDLIDLCLPKVGEEVIYGISYGEIESINTLHDLIAPLSGEIVKVNTDLSTSLKTLQKDPYGDGWFIKVRLAEDDNLDSLMDEDEYEDYIKNIKKQVKEAGKKKKKVEAKKEEEKKAEKKTVKKTVEKVTTKKKAAAKSKKR
- the thpR gene encoding RNA 2',3'-cyclic phosphodiesterase, producing MTIRVFIAIEIDSDIKNKLSEYLSKLKRTGADVRWVAPENIHLTLKFIGNIDEEVLTNLNQIINDAASGVRPFSISIGNIGAFPGLKNPRVVYVYVQERGNDLRRIHEKLDKGVERLGIRKESGKYVGHITLGRVKSQRKISKLKNALCSGTDCFFGLEKVTSLSLIQSKLTPRGPIYTRLNNFILN